In Opitutaceae bacterium TAV5, one genomic interval encodes:
- a CDS encoding Clp protease proteolytic subunit ClpP, whose amino-acid sequence MHFDNLQTSLSAPLPRLDDDDDDDDDAKGDEALRKNAAPVAALIQKKFLDQRKIFLWGAVTDESAKDITEKLLYLEAIAPGKEITFYINSPGGSITAGMAVYDTMQLVSSPITVVVTGMAASMGSILLSGAKKGRRLLYPHSRVLIHQPLISGRFIGPATDINIQAQEMEKLRAELNQILADASGQPIERINKDTDRDFYLNAKEAIEYGLADRIIEKL is encoded by the coding sequence ATGCATTTCGACAATCTCCAGACCAGCCTCTCCGCTCCCCTTCCCCGTCTCGATGACGACGACGATGATGACGACGACGCCAAAGGCGACGAAGCCCTCAGGAAAAACGCCGCGCCCGTCGCCGCCCTCATCCAGAAAAAATTCCTGGATCAACGGAAGATTTTCCTCTGGGGCGCCGTCACCGACGAATCCGCCAAGGACATCACCGAAAAACTCCTCTACCTCGAAGCCATCGCGCCCGGGAAAGAAATCACCTTCTACATCAACTCTCCCGGCGGCTCGATCACGGCCGGCATGGCGGTCTACGACACCATGCAACTCGTCTCCTCGCCCATCACGGTCGTCGTCACCGGCATGGCCGCCTCCATGGGATCGATCCTTCTCTCCGGCGCGAAAAAGGGCCGCCGCCTCCTCTATCCCCATTCGCGCGTTCTCATCCACCAGCCGCTCATCTCGGGCCGTTTCATCGGCCCGGCCACGGATATCAACATCCAGGCCCAGGAAATGGAGAAGCTCCGCGCCGAGCTCAACCAGATCCTCGCCGACGCGTCCGGCCAGCCGATCGAACGGATCAACAAGGACACCGATCGCGATTTTTACCTGAACGCGAAAGAAGCCATCGAGTACGGTCTCGCCGACCGGATCATCGAAAAACTGTAG
- a CDS encoding elongation factor GreAB gives MTTEDVAALIAKNPALKTAKAKLETMKSGSWCIHSSWGFGQIQSYDADKQRLIIDFEGKKGHPMDPVFCVKTLEVLPANHLLVRKQTETEKINKLIAEDPAQLFVEGLEAYPNQAATGIEIESVLAQVVGAEKFKRWWSSAKKIVLKDPRVGLPLKKTECYYIRETPISNEDEILEFFNGTRSARRRIKLAEELLAAADKKGTNPETIQAVLTGIAAAVKDSNQLTPAERLYGASVRDELAKLAGQDPATFEPTQSSLIANARDLPHIVETIPVQFQSRLLELIKETFPIEHRDIIFNLLKISQGKFTTECINFLVENGYGDELADSLKRWQIEQNLRAPVLLWIVKNRHSKKFARILGELITPRLLSSVFYAIDYEALQAASARRIPLAEILSDDTELIPDLLAAADTETARDLANTLLLNQGFEDLTKKSLLARFIKLFPSIQSLVAGDAEGKEEQLLVSRESYERKREEYETIVSKKIPENSKAIATAREHGDLKENSEYKMAKQDQQILMAQKALLEKDLSRARITDFKDAPADSIGVGNIVDLKIGSTGKTVTYTLLGAWDSVPEQNIIAYKTPLGQALLGKRSGDTVKVKIGAAEESYTVTGIRRYATAS, from the coding sequence ATGACTACGGAAGACGTTGCTGCGCTGATCGCCAAGAACCCGGCCCTGAAAACGGCCAAAGCCAAGCTGGAGACCATGAAATCCGGCTCCTGGTGCATCCACTCGAGCTGGGGATTCGGCCAGATCCAGTCGTATGACGCTGACAAGCAGCGCCTTATTATCGATTTCGAAGGCAAGAAAGGTCATCCGATGGACCCGGTCTTCTGCGTCAAGACGCTCGAGGTCCTGCCCGCCAACCACCTTCTCGTCCGCAAGCAGACCGAGACCGAAAAAATCAACAAGCTCATCGCCGAGGACCCCGCGCAGCTCTTCGTCGAGGGCCTCGAGGCCTATCCGAATCAGGCCGCCACCGGCATCGAAATCGAGTCCGTCCTCGCCCAGGTCGTGGGCGCGGAGAAGTTCAAGCGCTGGTGGAGCTCCGCCAAAAAGATCGTCCTCAAGGACCCCCGCGTCGGCCTGCCGCTCAAGAAAACCGAGTGTTATTACATCCGCGAGACGCCCATTTCCAACGAGGATGAAATCCTCGAGTTCTTCAACGGCACCCGTTCCGCCCGCCGCCGCATCAAGCTCGCCGAGGAGCTCCTCGCCGCCGCCGACAAGAAGGGCACCAACCCCGAGACCATCCAGGCCGTGCTCACCGGCATCGCCGCCGCGGTCAAGGATTCCAACCAGCTCACGCCTGCCGAACGCCTCTACGGCGCCTCCGTGCGCGACGAACTCGCCAAACTCGCCGGCCAGGACCCCGCCACCTTCGAGCCCACGCAGTCCTCGCTCATCGCCAACGCCCGCGACCTGCCGCACATCGTCGAGACGATTCCCGTGCAGTTCCAGTCCCGCCTGCTCGAACTCATCAAGGAGACCTTCCCGATCGAGCACCGCGACATCATTTTCAACCTCCTCAAGATCTCGCAGGGCAAGTTCACCACCGAGTGCATCAACTTCCTCGTCGAGAACGGCTACGGCGACGAGCTCGCCGACTCGCTCAAGCGCTGGCAGATCGAGCAAAACCTCCGCGCTCCCGTCCTCCTCTGGATCGTCAAGAACCGCCACTCCAAGAAATTCGCGCGCATCCTCGGCGAGCTCATCACGCCGCGCCTGCTCAGCTCTGTCTTTTACGCGATCGACTACGAGGCCCTCCAGGCCGCCAGCGCCCGCCGCATCCCGCTCGCCGAAATCCTCAGCGACGACACCGAGCTCATCCCCGACCTCCTCGCGGCGGCCGACACCGAGACGGCCCGCGATCTCGCCAACACGCTCCTCCTCAACCAGGGTTTCGAGGATCTCACCAAGAAGTCGCTCCTCGCCCGTTTCATCAAGCTGTTCCCCTCCATCCAGTCGCTCGTCGCCGGCGACGCCGAGGGCAAGGAAGAGCAACTCCTCGTCTCCCGCGAGAGCTACGAGCGCAAGCGCGAGGAGTACGAGACCATCGTTTCCAAAAAAATCCCGGAGAACAGCAAGGCCATCGCCACCGCCCGCGAGCACGGCGACCTGAAGGAAAACTCCGAGTACAAGATGGCCAAGCAGGACCAGCAGATCCTCATGGCCCAGAAGGCCCTCCTGGAAAAAGACCTCAGCCGCGCCCGCATCACCGATTTCAAGGACGCTCCCGCCGACAGCATCGGTGTCGGCAACATCGTCGACCTCAAGATCGGCTCCACCGGCAAGACCGTCACCTATACGCTTCTCGGCGCCTGGGACAGCGTGCCCGAGCAGAACATCATCGCCTACAAGACGCCGCTCGGCCAGGCGCTGCTCGGCAAACGTTCCGGTGACACCGTCAAGGTCAAGATCGGCGCCGCCGAGGAGTCGTACACCGTGACCGGTATCCGCCGTTACGCGACCGCGAGCTGA
- a CDS encoding uroporphyrin-III C-methyltransferase produces the protein MSAPTGNRTATTVAAGDSTTGIVYLVGAGPGDLGLVTFRARELIAAADVLVYDYLVHPELVKWCRPECRIIYVGKKAGFHSVPQEQIEEILVEHARAGRHVVRLKGGDPFVFGRGGEEARTLARNGIPFEIVPGVTAALAAGAYAGIPLTHRNTNSAALLLTGHEDPTKGELLLDWRSYGSLKNTTLAIYMGMGHLRHIMQELVAGGLAPDTPAAVVQWASLGRQRSVAATAATLADRVEEAGLSSPAIIFVGETVRQHEAIDWFEKLPLFGRRIAITRTRDQNSELREKLELLGAEVLELPLITVSKDVDKHSLVEILAELGHYDWIVFTSANGVRFFFEEFFKGFDDIRALGLLRFACIGKATAREIEKHHIKVECMPDSATGESLADALVETGSLDSAKVIVVTGNLNRDALVKKLEAASAIVDRLPLYKTERTDLTDDPVADDFRQRGADAILFASSSAVQSFVKQSASLQLAPDAQRPLAGSIGELTSQTMREAGIAVDFSPAKPSLDALIEVLRERLAR, from the coding sequence ATGTCCGCACCCACTGGCAACCGCACCGCCACCACCGTCGCCGCCGGCGACAGCACCACCGGCATCGTCTACCTTGTCGGCGCCGGCCCCGGCGACCTCGGCCTCGTCACCTTTCGCGCCCGGGAGCTCATTGCCGCGGCCGATGTTCTTGTCTACGATTATCTCGTCCATCCCGAGCTCGTAAAATGGTGCCGCCCCGAATGCCGGATCATCTACGTGGGCAAGAAAGCCGGTTTTCATTCCGTGCCGCAGGAGCAGATCGAGGAAATCCTCGTCGAGCACGCCCGCGCCGGCCGCCACGTGGTGCGGCTCAAGGGCGGCGATCCTTTCGTTTTCGGCCGCGGCGGCGAGGAAGCCCGCACGCTCGCGCGCAACGGCATCCCGTTCGAAATCGTGCCCGGCGTCACCGCCGCGCTCGCCGCCGGCGCCTACGCCGGCATCCCGCTCACCCACCGCAACACCAATTCCGCCGCCCTGCTCCTCACCGGTCACGAGGACCCGACCAAGGGAGAACTCCTCCTCGACTGGCGTTCCTACGGCTCGCTCAAAAACACCACCCTCGCCATCTACATGGGCATGGGCCATCTCCGCCATATCATGCAGGAACTGGTTGCCGGCGGACTCGCTCCCGACACGCCCGCGGCCGTCGTCCAGTGGGCTTCGCTCGGACGCCAGCGCAGTGTCGCCGCCACGGCCGCCACCCTCGCCGACCGCGTGGAAGAGGCCGGCCTGAGCTCGCCCGCCATTATTTTTGTCGGCGAAACCGTCCGCCAGCACGAGGCCATCGACTGGTTCGAAAAACTCCCGCTCTTCGGCCGCCGCATCGCCATCACGCGCACCCGCGACCAGAACAGCGAACTGCGCGAGAAACTCGAACTCCTCGGCGCCGAAGTGCTCGAACTCCCGCTCATCACCGTGAGCAAGGACGTCGACAAGCACTCCCTCGTCGAAATCCTCGCCGAACTCGGCCACTACGACTGGATCGTGTTCACCAGCGCCAACGGCGTGCGTTTTTTCTTCGAGGAGTTTTTCAAGGGTTTTGACGACATCCGCGCCCTCGGGCTGCTCCGCTTCGCCTGCATCGGCAAGGCCACGGCGCGCGAGATCGAAAAACACCACATCAAGGTCGAGTGCATGCCCGATTCCGCCACCGGCGAATCGCTCGCCGATGCGCTCGTCGAGACCGGCAGCCTCGACAGCGCCAAGGTCATCGTCGTCACCGGCAACCTCAACCGCGACGCCCTGGTCAAAAAGCTCGAAGCCGCCAGCGCCATCGTCGACCGCCTTCCTCTCTACAAGACCGAGCGCACCGACTTGACCGACGATCCCGTGGCCGATGATTTTCGCCAGCGCGGGGCCGATGCCATCCTCTTCGCCAGTTCCTCCGCGGTGCAGTCTTTCGTAAAACAATCCGCCTCGCTGCAACTCGCGCCCGACGCGCAGCGCCCGCTTGCCGGCAGCATCGGCGAACTCACCAGCCAGACGATGCGCGAAGCCGGCATCGCCGTGGATTTTTCACCGGCGAAGCCCAGCCTCGACGCCCTCATCGAAGTCCTCCGGGAACGTCTGGCCAGGTAA
- a CDS encoding elongation factor GreAB yields the protein MDKEYLRAAIIRQLEAELDTQIRAARDSHDEATSEESKPENKYDMHSQEAAYLAEGQARLAGELASAIEAWRTLPLPAGGTHVATGSLVVLEDGSGKLHRYFLGPQRGGLSVETGDGEITVLTPTAPLGRQLLGRVPGDSVPLPGRRPATASAARIVHIA from the coding sequence ATGGACAAAGAATACCTGCGCGCCGCCATCATCCGTCAACTCGAAGCCGAGCTCGACACGCAGATTCGCGCCGCCCGCGACTCGCACGACGAAGCCACCAGCGAGGAGAGCAAACCGGAAAACAAGTACGACATGCACTCGCAGGAAGCCGCCTATCTCGCCGAAGGCCAAGCCCGGCTCGCCGGCGAACTCGCCTCCGCCATCGAAGCCTGGCGCACCCTGCCGCTGCCCGCCGGCGGCACGCACGTCGCCACCGGCTCCCTCGTCGTGCTCGAGGACGGCTCCGGCAAGCTCCACCGCTATTTCCTCGGTCCGCAACGCGGCGGACTTTCCGTCGAAACCGGCGATGGCGAGATCACCGTGCTGACGCCTACCGCTCCGCTCGGCCGCCAGTTGCTCGGCCGCGTCCCCGGCGATTCCGTCCCGCTCCCCGGACGCCGGCCGGCGACCGCCAGCGCGGCCCGGATCGTGCACATCGCGTAG
- a CDS encoding LacI family transcriptional regulator, with translation MVTLKQIASQAGTTIATVSRALRGAPDISAERKAEIRQIARELGYRRNPNVSALMRHIRQGRRELPHKATVALLLTHSLPPAEARRDLVFVNRRFLGMERRLAERGYRPATFWYNDPDCPPARLNRILRARGIRGLALMLFAQPGITIELDWEKFTVATQSDFSVGPSLHRVAEDYFANTATAMIHLWKSGCRRIGLAYKATHVPSARFRITAAFRRFIELGGETDAINTRSRPRPHQLAIHIPPAGQWTEQAFMTWFRREKPDAILTFDWGDIPGWLARAGVRVPDDVSIAVLNRCPSAPEFSGIDPEPERLGATSVDLVIEQLESNETGLPENPKILTLPGRWVEGRTTRPA, from the coding sequence ATGGTCACCCTCAAGCAAATCGCCAGCCAGGCCGGCACCACCATCGCCACGGTGTCGCGTGCGTTGCGCGGCGCGCCGGACATCTCGGCGGAGCGGAAGGCCGAAATCCGGCAGATCGCCCGTGAACTGGGCTACCGGCGCAACCCGAACGTATCCGCCCTGATGCGACATATCCGGCAGGGACGGCGAGAACTGCCCCACAAGGCCACGGTGGCGTTGTTGCTCACGCACTCCCTTCCGCCAGCGGAGGCACGCCGGGATCTGGTGTTCGTCAACCGCCGTTTCCTCGGCATGGAACGGCGGCTCGCAGAGCGCGGCTACCGGCCGGCGACATTCTGGTACAACGATCCCGATTGCCCGCCCGCGCGACTCAACAGGATTCTCCGCGCCCGCGGCATCCGCGGCCTGGCGCTGATGCTGTTTGCCCAGCCGGGCATTACCATCGAACTCGACTGGGAAAAATTCACCGTGGCCACACAGAGCGATTTCTCGGTGGGACCGTCGCTGCATCGTGTGGCCGAGGACTATTTCGCCAATACGGCAACGGCCATGATCCACCTGTGGAAAAGCGGCTGCCGCCGGATTGGCCTGGCCTACAAGGCGACCCATGTGCCCAGCGCCCGTTTCCGGATCACGGCGGCCTTCCGGAGATTCATCGAACTCGGAGGCGAGACCGACGCGATCAACACGCGCTCCCGTCCACGTCCACACCAGCTTGCAATCCACATCCCGCCCGCCGGCCAATGGACGGAGCAGGCGTTCATGACCTGGTTTCGCCGCGAGAAACCCGACGCCATCCTCACCTTCGACTGGGGCGACATCCCCGGCTGGCTCGCCAGGGCCGGGGTGCGCGTGCCCGACGATGTCAGCATCGCCGTGCTCAACCGCTGCCCGAGCGCTCCCGAATTTTCCGGTATCGACCCGGAACCCGAACGGCTCGGCGCCACCTCCGTCGATCTCGTCATCGAACAGCTCGAAAGCAACGAAACCGGCCTGCCCGAAAATCCCAAAATCCTCACCCTCCCCGGCCGCTGGGTCGAGGGCCGGACCACAAGACCCGCCTAA
- a CDS encoding transcriptional regulator, protein MNATLRIRKIGHSLGVILPEDVLGYFNAKEGDTFLPTSGTDKSGRLMIADEGTIRQMAIVEDLDRRYHNTLKELAKGPDGTS, encoded by the coding sequence ATGAATGCCACTCTCAGGATTCGCAAGATCGGTCATTCGCTCGGAGTTATCCTGCCCGAAGACGTGCTCGGATATTTTAATGCCAAAGAAGGCGATACCTTTTTACCGACCAGCGGCACGGACAAGAGCGGACGGCTGATGATTGCGGATGAGGGAACAATCCGTCAAATGGCGATCGTTGAAGATCTTGATCGTCGGTATCACAACACGCTCAAAGAACTTGCCAAAGGTCCGGACGGAACCTCCTGA
- a CDS encoding N-terminal cleavage protein produces MKNSAHSFRRSTAFTLIELLTVIAIIGILAAIIIPTVSKVRESARSAQCKSNLRQIGICTHLYAQDNKTFPTCNNEFWTYELAPYLYPNAQTTFQKRTGGPVVECAGRSIRLDGSINRSYAANPYVLVNGTGTTPRTRPEMLTRPTETMLFADANQRPADSGDQWPACAGIYFGGFGSIANLSPSSNTVATADTVLPDGPDKDDSATAYFRFRHGDKFNAVMGDASVRTFTKGQIRERNVFIHY; encoded by the coding sequence ATGAAAAACTCCGCACATTCCTTCCGACGCAGCACTGCGTTCACCCTGATCGAACTTCTCACGGTCATTGCGATCATCGGCATCCTTGCCGCCATCATCATCCCCACCGTCAGCAAGGTGCGCGAGTCTGCGCGCAGCGCCCAGTGCAAAAGCAACCTTCGCCAGATCGGCATCTGCACGCATCTGTACGCCCAGGACAACAAGACGTTTCCTACCTGCAACAACGAGTTCTGGACCTACGAGCTGGCGCCGTACCTGTATCCAAACGCGCAGACGACATTCCAGAAACGCACCGGGGGGCCGGTTGTCGAGTGTGCGGGGCGAAGCATTCGCCTCGACGGGTCGATCAACCGCAGTTACGCCGCCAATCCGTATGTGTTGGTCAACGGAACCGGAACCACACCTCGCACAAGACCGGAAATGCTCACCCGCCCCACGGAGACGATGTTGTTTGCCGATGCCAACCAGCGTCCCGCCGATTCCGGCGACCAGTGGCCGGCCTGTGCCGGGATCTATTTCGGCGGGTTTGGCAGCATCGCCAACCTTTCGCCGTCCAGCAACACCGTCGCCACGGCCGACACCGTTCTCCCGGACGGACCGGACAAGGACGATTCCGCGACCGCCTACTTCCGTTTTCGTCATGGCGACAAGTTCAACGCCGTCATGGGAGACGCCTCGGTCCGCACTTTTACCAAAGGGCAGATCAGGGAGCGGAATGTTTTTATCCATTACTGA
- a CDS encoding sporulation initiation inhibitor Soj: MSSTIFTIANQKGGVGKTTTAVNLSAALAEKKIPTLLIDLDPQANATSAIGVEKQEGRSLYGPLRGESTALEMITGTAYPHLSLIPCEEDLAAAEIEIAQSENYLARLRTILEPVRASDRFRAIIIDCPPSMGMLSMNSLAAADYLLIALQCEYMALEGLGQILRNVERIKDAGVNGGLELGGIVMTMFDIRTNLSRQVVDEVKQHLPDKIFNTVIPRTVRLSEAPSFGKTIFAYDPSSPGSTAYRFLAKEVIQRFQLKS, translated from the coding sequence ATGTCCTCGACCATTTTCACCATCGCCAACCAGAAAGGCGGCGTCGGCAAGACCACGACCGCCGTCAATCTCTCCGCCGCCCTCGCCGAGAAAAAGATTCCCACGCTCCTCATCGACCTCGATCCGCAGGCCAATGCCACCAGCGCCATCGGCGTCGAGAAACAGGAAGGCCGCAGCCTGTACGGTCCGCTGCGCGGCGAGAGCACGGCGCTCGAGATGATCACCGGGACGGCGTACCCGCACCTCTCGCTGATCCCCTGCGAGGAAGACCTCGCCGCCGCCGAGATCGAGATCGCCCAGTCCGAAAACTACCTCGCCCGCCTTCGCACCATCCTGGAACCCGTGCGCGCCAGCGACCGGTTCCGCGCCATCATCATCGACTGCCCCCCTTCGATGGGCATGCTCTCGATGAACAGCCTCGCCGCCGCCGATTACCTGCTCATCGCGCTCCAGTGCGAATACATGGCGCTGGAGGGCCTCGGCCAGATCCTGCGCAACGTCGAACGCATCAAGGACGCCGGCGTCAACGGCGGCCTCGAACTGGGAGGCATCGTCATGACGATGTTCGACATCCGCACCAACCTCTCGCGGCAGGTCGTGGACGAGGTGAAGCAGCACCTGCCCGACAAGATTTTCAACACCGTGATCCCGCGCACCGTGCGCCTGAGCGAGGCGCCGAGCTTCGGCAAGACGATCTTCGCCTACGACCCGTCCTCGCCCGGCTCCACCGCCTACCGGTTTCTGGCGAAGGAAGTGATCCAGCGCTTTCAGTTGAAATCCTGA
- a CDS encoding glycoside hydrolase family 30, with translation MNTDSGRCRVRFLRAGNPALSFAIPVLAAFAGFLSSAGIALGAASVTLTRSTTYQTFWGFGASANDPVATLYNDYNATTRAAILDKLFGTTSGGAGLSIVRLEINPFTEAEDPVQTTCLPADGVWDWETDEYQRWFAEEAIARGVTQFYAVPWSPPGWMKTNGSPANGGYLAEENYDKFADYIKTWVDHYRNVFGIPVKWVSVQNEPNTNATWASCLYTTTALDIVAARVADAVHDLDQGVLVGAPEGSGRYVTHQYVTPLSATTIEKLDFVPTHSYGSDFNINARGKPVINTEVCETGANDPSMTDGLRWANMIAASLKKNERGWLHWWAVARTSSGQSLINLEADDAWSVNKRLYVLGQYARWLRPGDTRFLAAVSGTADLVAVAGKNGAGQAALVVINNGSNEISTTITGVIGTELSAWRTSDTEDLAALATIPVVSGKATVMIPAASVTTFIENE, from the coding sequence ATGAATACTGATTCCGGTCGTTGCCGCGTCAGGTTCCTCCGCGCCGGAAACCCGGCCCTGTCTTTCGCCATTCCGGTCCTGGCGGCGTTCGCCGGGTTTCTCTCATCCGCCGGAATTGCCCTCGGGGCGGCTTCTGTCACGCTTACCCGCAGCACCACGTACCAGACGTTTTGGGGATTCGGCGCATCGGCCAATGATCCGGTTGCCACGCTTTATAACGACTACAACGCGACCACGCGGGCGGCGATACTGGACAAGCTGTTCGGCACGACATCCGGCGGCGCCGGCCTCTCGATCGTCCGTCTGGAGATCAATCCTTTCACGGAAGCGGAAGACCCGGTGCAGACGACCTGCCTGCCGGCCGATGGCGTCTGGGACTGGGAGACGGACGAGTATCAACGCTGGTTCGCCGAAGAAGCCATCGCACGAGGGGTGACGCAGTTTTATGCCGTGCCCTGGAGTCCGCCGGGCTGGATGAAAACCAACGGATCGCCTGCCAACGGCGGTTATCTCGCGGAAGAAAATTACGACAAGTTTGCCGACTACATCAAAACCTGGGTCGACCACTACCGCAACGTCTTCGGTATCCCGGTGAAGTGGGTAAGCGTCCAGAACGAGCCCAACACCAATGCGACCTGGGCCAGTTGTCTCTACACGACCACGGCCTTGGATATCGTTGCCGCCAGGGTTGCCGACGCCGTCCACGACCTCGATCAGGGAGTGCTGGTCGGCGCGCCCGAAGGATCGGGCCGGTATGTGACCCATCAATACGTGACACCCCTGAGTGCGACGACGATCGAAAAGCTGGATTTCGTCCCCACTCACAGCTACGGAAGCGATTTCAATATCAACGCCCGCGGCAAGCCGGTCATCAATACGGAGGTATGCGAGACCGGAGCCAACGATCCCTCGATGACGGACGGTTTGCGCTGGGCCAACATGATTGCCGCGAGCCTGAAGAAAAACGAGCGGGGGTGGCTTCACTGGTGGGCGGTTGCCCGGACCTCATCCGGCCAGAGCCTGATCAATCTGGAAGCGGACGACGCCTGGTCGGTCAACAAGCGCCTCTACGTGCTGGGCCAGTATGCGCGCTGGCTGCGTCCCGGCGACACGCGATTTCTGGCGGCCGTATCCGGGACCGCCGACCTCGTCGCCGTGGCCGGGAAAAACGGAGCGGGGCAGGCCGCGCTTGTGGTGATCAACAACGGCAGTAATGAAATATCAACGACCATAACCGGAGTAATCGGCACGGAGCTTTCGGCCTGGCGGACCAGCGACACGGAGGATCTGGCGGCTCTCGCGACGATTCCCGTCGTCAGCGGCAAGGCCACCGTCATGATTCCGGCGGCATCCGTGACCACTTTTATCGAGAATGAGTAA
- a CDS encoding LysR family transcriptional regulator, giving the protein MKVLTIPPAAGNAYCAGWLAVMRRAHILPPFVNLDLFRSFISIAEHGSLNKAAERLRVSQSTLTRQMQALEHHIGGRLLERSPGGVALTATGHVVLDGIRPLLERVDRVVDEARMLARGQSASLRIGYLMSAAPEFLNPALATLRKEHPEVKVMLRDLSPGEQIEALRKGEIDVALTGNVGTFLSREFYVRRLAVLPVLVALAEQHPLAAGSSPVRLKDLREELFVGAPDKDLPGHNQWIVQLCRRAGFRPRFLQDVDSLVHGLATVVTEGAVAFTPGFAKETRVPGVVFRPLADASAKWDLVVAWQRGRIGVPVKALLEAFPKG; this is encoded by the coding sequence ATGAAGGTCCTCACGATACCACCGGCGGCAGGGAACGCCTACTGCGCGGGATGGCTTGCCGTAATGCGGAGGGCGCATATCCTGCCGCCCTTTGTGAATCTCGACCTTTTCCGCTCGTTCATCTCCATCGCGGAGCACGGCAGCCTGAACAAGGCGGCCGAGCGGCTGCGCGTCTCCCAGTCGACGCTGACCCGCCAGATGCAGGCGCTGGAGCACCACATCGGCGGGCGGCTGCTGGAACGCAGCCCCGGCGGCGTGGCGCTCACGGCGACCGGCCACGTCGTGCTGGACGGGATACGCCCGCTGCTGGAGCGGGTCGACCGCGTGGTGGACGAGGCGCGGATGCTGGCCCGCGGGCAGAGCGCGAGTCTGCGGATCGGTTATCTGATGTCGGCGGCGCCGGAGTTTCTGAACCCGGCGCTGGCGACGCTGCGCAAGGAGCATCCGGAGGTGAAGGTGATGTTGCGCGATCTGTCCCCGGGCGAGCAGATCGAGGCGCTGCGCAAGGGCGAGATCGACGTCGCGCTGACGGGCAATGTGGGGACGTTTCTGTCGCGGGAGTTTTATGTGCGCCGGCTGGCCGTGCTGCCAGTGCTGGTGGCGCTGGCGGAGCAGCATCCGCTGGCGGCCGGTTCATCGCCGGTGCGTCTGAAGGATCTGCGGGAGGAGCTTTTTGTCGGAGCGCCGGACAAGGATTTGCCGGGGCACAACCAGTGGATTGTGCAGTTGTGCCGGCGGGCGGGTTTCCGGCCGCGCTTTTTGCAGGATGTGGACAGCCTGGTTCACGGGCTGGCGACGGTGGTCACGGAGGGCGCGGTGGCGTTCACGCCGGGGTTCGCGAAGGAAACGCGGGTGCCGGGCGTGGTATTTCGTCCGCTGGCGGATGCGTCGGCCAAGTGGGACCTGGTGGTGGCCTGGCAGCGGGGGAGGATCGGCGTGCCGGTGAAGGCGTTGCTGGAAGCGTTTCCGAAAGGCTGA
- a CDS encoding semialdehyde dehydrogenase, with the protein MKSLRLFASARSAGKIIERDGKKYTVEEAKPGVFEGVDLAFFAAGGSVTRALARDAVAAGCVVIDKSSALRMEPDIPLVIPEINPEKLRTHNGIIANPNCSTAIMLMGLWPLHQAFGLKRVIISTYQSVSGTGAEAVRELEAQIQAYVKGEPVVHTVYPYQIAFNCIPQIDTFDATGYTGEETKMAQESRKIMGLPGLKVSATTVRVPVVRAHSISVSAEFERPVSIAKARAAIEAFPGAVLVDDVANKKYPTPLDFAEKVKCGVGRLRIDTAFDNGLSFWVSGDNLWKGAALNAVQNAELMIREGILWPNAEAVAAG; encoded by the coding sequence ATGAAGTCGTTGCGGCTTTTCGCCTCGGCGCGTTCGGCGGGCAAGATCATCGAGCGGGACGGCAAAAAGTACACGGTGGAAGAGGCGAAGCCGGGCGTGTTCGAGGGCGTCGACCTCGCGTTTTTCGCGGCGGGCGGCTCCGTGACGCGCGCGCTGGCCAGGGATGCCGTCGCCGCCGGCTGCGTGGTGATCGACAAGAGTTCGGCGCTGCGCATGGAGCCCGACATTCCGCTCGTCATCCCGGAGATCAATCCGGAAAAGCTGCGCACGCACAACGGCATCATCGCCAACCCGAACTGTTCGACGGCCATCATGCTCATGGGGCTCTGGCCGCTGCACCAGGCGTTTGGCCTGAAGCGCGTGATCATTTCCACCTACCAGTCCGTGTCCGGCACGGGCGCGGAGGCCGTGCGCGAACTCGAGGCGCAGATCCAGGCTTACGTGAAGGGCGAGCCGGTCGTGCACACGGTTTACCCGTACCAGATCGCGTTCAACTGTATCCCGCAAATCGATACGTTCGACGCCACCGGCTACACCGGCGAGGAAACGAAGATGGCGCAGGAGAGCCGCAAGATCATGGGCCTGCCCGGTCTGAAGGTGTCCGCCACCACGGTGCGTGTGCCGGTGGTGCGGGCGCACTCGATTTCGGTGAGCGCGGAGTTCGAGCGTCCGGTGAGCATCGCCAAGGCGCGTGCCGCGATCGAGGCGTTCCCGGGCGCGGTGCTCGTCGATGACGTGGCGAACAAAAAGTATCCGACGCCGCTCGACTTTGCCGAAAAGGTGAAGTGTGGCGTGGGCCGCCTGCGCATCGATACGGCGTTCGACAACGGCCTCAGCTTCTGGGTCAGCGGCGACAATCTCTGGAAGGGCGCCGCGCTCAACGCCGTGCAGAATGCCGAGCTCATGATCCGCGAAGGCATCCTCTGGCCGAACGCCGAGGCGGTCGCAGCCGGCTGA